GGTGCACTCTTGAAAAGCGCTTTGACCTACTGATTTAGGTCTCATTCCTTTGGAcatctcttgtttttttttgtcaaagatCCAAACATATATGTTTCGTTTAGAAAAGGCGAATGTCCTTCAACgttgaagtgagaaaaacaaaaattcggtTTGAGCGATCAGCTGAAGCAAAACTAGCTTAGTTAAGcttgaaaaacaattatttactgATTACCTAACTCATCGTTTTGGCATTGAATATCAACTCTCAAGTAATGTCAAGGACTGAAATGCGTCATGAGTTCTACAGAGGATATATTTAGTTTCGCTAAACGACCTTCCTCCTGTTTTCTTGGACTATCTAACGACTTTTCATGGTTTTTCAGTCGGAATAATTCCCAAGAATGGGTATATTTTCATCCTTTTGGTATAATTCATCTAAAAAAATtcagtgagaatcgaactcaccgCAGTACTCTCATCTTGGCTTGCCAATCCGATATCTTACCTAGTGCTCCATCTGAGTCGGCTAGCAAACGATGGTTTAATGTCGTAGTCTTTCTGCCACtgccgattaccaaaaaaaacccTGGACGCCTGCCGTTTGGCCGGTGTATTATTTTATCTCCCTTTGTCTTTGAtggaaaaaggataaaaatgagATGGGCATGGAGAGGGAATGGGACACTctaaactgttttctattgttGGCCTCGCACAACTCATCTTGGCTGGTGATTTAAGCCGTCGGCTGTAAACAAAGAAAGTATTTTTTCTAATGCCGATTAACATATATACAGCACTCGGTACACCTTTCGACAAgatccttgctggctgattgtttccatcctgctttgacaagttttgcaaaaataatcatgaaaggatgTTAAGAAGcctaaaaaatggttttaaatctgtcgatgagttttaaagaaagcatctatttttattcattttttttcttgatttttgttgagtaatttctgggttttggcaTAATATGGCCTAGTTTTTTggtggtaaattttgaaaacaaatatccAGAATATgccaaaattttacacaaaatgccagaatttgtccggcccggatacgtgttgaaaaaattctggaaaccttactctaagcgtacatctttttaagatttgatgGCTAGTATCTTACGAATGCTGTGAacccaccaacccacagaaagtgtactatgtatgccgtgaccgggatttgatctcatgcccgctggcttagaagacatgaaggctatcctctacgacACGGGCTGCGGATTTGAGGCTGTTGAAGcctacaaatttaacaaatttggtttGCTCATCATTCCTCTGCAAAAACTCCATGACATAAAAATAGCTgcgataaaataaaaacgttacataacccgacgtggtcgggttcaaaaatcgtggaatgagtaaaatggtcaaatcgtccgtgtgcagcgttctcaaatgTTTCCGTGAGATGTAAACTATCGGTCTGTGGGGGTACTGGGTACCTTCCGTGGACTGTATTTCCGATTCCAATGGTGGGGGTCTTGGGTTTGGGTTCCTTGAAGATCGATGGATTCCTTCGGCGATAGTTGTGACTTCTTGCGTTGGTAATTAAACTCCGATTTGCAGGTAAGTTACAATTTATTCACAACACATTGAGTTTTTGGCACAATTTATTGACACAAcaatttttagggaaaatcaacactttaatcaaacatttattcTAACTACGACATTAATTTAACTACAAGACTACAAAACATCTATGCCAATGGCGGGTTTTCTTAAGACTACATCATACAACATTACAAATGGAGAAATTGGTAAGAGACAAAACATATAAGCACAAAAGGTGCATTTTTCTTCGATCTCCTCAGTTAGGTGCATCGATCAGCTGCTTCATTAGAGATGCTGACAGTTGGCTATCTTGATCTCTATCAATCCGTCCATATTCATTCAAGGCTCAGAGACGTAGGAAGGGTCCTTGATTAGTTTCGCTAGTAATTCAACATCCTCGCCCATCCTGAAACCGCTTgcgtttctgaaaataaaagaaatctcACGAACACAAGGGGGTGGTCTGATCTGTCTGGTTTTCAAGGGAACGTCGGTGATCTTGAGGCTGGAATGCTTCTGGCAATATGCAGAGTTTTTCAACTGGTCGCGTCGAAGGTCCGGTTACAGTTTTGAGAGATACTACCCTCACAACGCCGTCCGATCCTGGATGCAGCTCTTCAACACGGCCCATTTTCCAACGCGATGGTGGAAGATTATGGTCCTTTATGATGACAAGTCTCCCAACAGATATCTCAACCGGCGATCTCCATCTCTTGTAACGTCCTTGCAGCTGTGTGAGATACTCTACTCTCCATCTGTCCCAAAAATGCTGAAGCTTTTTCTGCAGCACTTGGCTCTGATTTAGCCGATTCATCGGTACCTCCTTATAGTCCCTTTCCGGTAGTTGTTGCAATGCTTCCCCAACCAAAAAATGACCAGGCGTAAGTGGTTGAAGGTTACTTGGGTCATCAGTCAACGCAGTGATTGGTCTTgagttcaaacaattttccaCTTGCACTAGAAACGTGGTCATATCTTCAAAAGGGACAGCGTTTTCTCCGAGAACCTTCAGCAGATGCTTCTTGGCCGATCTGACCGCAGCTTCCCATAGTCCTCCAAAATGAGGGGCAGCCGGTGGAATGAAATGCCATTGAATTTGATTGTTAACGCACTCCCTTGATACCTTCTCCTGATGTTGGCTGGTACGCAAAAGTTTCAACAATTCCCGTAGAAAATTTCGAGCTCCTACGAAGTTGGTACCATTGTCCGAGTATATGTCGGAACAATACCCTCTTCTTCCAATAAAACGACGTAATGCTTGGAGGAAACGGTCCGTCGATAGGTCTGAAACTAGTTCGAGGTGTACTGCCTTCGTGCATAAACAGACGAAAACAGCAACGTAGGCCTTGGTTGCTGGTCGTCTTGGAGCTAAGCGAACATATACTGGTCCGAAGTAGTCCACTCCGCTCTTGGAAAAAGGTCTGGATCTCGTGACACGAGCCAACGGTAGTTCACCCATGAACTGCTGGATAGGGCTAGGCTTGGAGCGGAAACACTGTTTACAGTTGTGTATAATCTGCCGAGGAACATTCCGACCTCCAAGTGGCCAATACTTCAATCGAACGGAACTAAGCAACAACTGCGATCCTGCGTGCATCAACTTCTGATGATAGTGCTCGTATAACATAATTGTAAAAGGGTGTTTTGCTGGTAAAACTATTGGGTGTTTGGTATCTTCTGACTCCTCCGATTCCCCCAATCGTCCACCAACTCGTATTAAGTTCTCCGAAGAAATTCGAGGAACAAACCATCTTAGGGGCGAACTTCCGTGAACCTCCTTTCCTTCGACAAGGCACTTCCAATCTTCAGGGAACGACTCCTGCTGTATTCGGCGGATTACGGCGTATTCGGCATCTCTAAGTTCCGCTACAGTTAGAAGACCTTTGGGAttggtttcatttttcttcaaaatacgcATCAGGCGCATCCAGTAGGCGGTGCTGCGTATAAGCTTGTTGAACGACGAGAACTTGCTGACGTATTCCACTCCAAAATCGGGCTGTCTTGTTGTCAGGTTCACTGCAACATGTCGAACTTCTGCATCTGCTCCCTCAGTGCAAAAGCTGCTAGGTTGTTCCGGATAATAATTCTGCAGCAGCCATTCGGGACCGTTCCACCACAGCTTGCTCTCCTGGATCTGATCGGGATGTACACCACGGGAAATTAGATCTGCTGGATTCTGTACCCCTGGAACATGTCTCCAAGCACAGTTCTCCGTAGCAGATTGGATTTTTGCTACACGGTTTGCAACGAATGTAGCCCACGTTGTAGGAATCGACTTCAACCACTGCAGCACGCAAGTTGAATccgtccagaaaaacatctccgTTTCAACCTTCAACGCCTCTCGTACCTTGCAGGATAATTCAGCCGATAAAAGTGCTCCGCATAACTCCAATCTGGGTATCGACTGGCATTTTAAAGGCGCGACCTTTGATTTCGACGTCAGCAGATGCACAAAAATCTTTCCCTGAGCATCGATGCTCTTGATGTATGCGCAGGCACCATACGCCTTCTCCGATGCGTCCGAGAAGAAATGTAACTCCATCTTAACCCAGTTCGGAATGACTGCACAACGCTGAATTTTCAACTCGTTCATCAAGTGAAGCTGCCGGTGAAATTCACGCCATTCCCGTTCGATTTCAACTGGAACTGGATGATCCCAGTTAAGCCCTTCTCCGTTCTCGTTTAATTTCCACAGCTTCTGCATACAAATTTTGGCAGTTGTGGTTACAGCTCCTACCATACCAAGCGGATCGAACAACATTGCGATTGCCGACAGAATCTTACGTTTTGTTAGCCTTTCGTTTTCCGGGGTACCCAGTATGGTGAAGTTGAAGCGCAGAATGTCGGTTCGAGGTTGCCACACAAGTCCTAGGGTTTTAACTGCAGGGTCTGGATCTAGTTGTATTTCCTCCGTCTGTGGCAACGCAAGGTCTTCTTCATCTATTGATTGCAAGGCCGTTGGCGAATTGGATGCGAACTTTCTTAATCGAAACCCACCGCTTTTCGTTAAACTTATTAATTGTTCGCAAAGTGTTGAAGCCGCTTCTTCATTATCGGTACCCGTCAAAACGTCATCCATATAAACGTCTTCCATGATTGCCTTGGATCCCAGTGGGTACGACTGCTGCTCATCTGTGGCCAACTGTTTCAGAGTTCTGGTGGCGAGAAACGGTGCCGGTTTTGTTCCATATGTGACAGTGGTGAGTTCAAACGTTTCTACGTCCTTCGATGGATCCTTTCTCCACAGAATACTTTGCAGCGGCATGTCTGCTCTATCGATGCCTATTTGTCGGAACATTTTCTCGACATCTGCAACAATCATTATTTGCTTCATTCGGCAACGCATGATGAGAGCTCGCAGCTCGTCTTGGATTACCGGTGCTGCCAGGAGTGCCTCGTTCAGAGAAACGCCACTGCTGCTCTTACACGATGCATCAAATACCACTCGAACCTTGGTTGTTGTGCTCGCCTGTTTGATGACTGGGTGGTGTGGTAGATAACAACGCTTCTCTGGGCCCACATACGCCCTACGCATGTGCCCTAGGTCCACGTACTCCTCCATGAACTGGTTATATTGATTTCGCAAATCTGGATCTTTCGCCAATCTTCGTTCTAAGCCATTTAGTCGCTGAAGTGCAATGCCGCGCGACTCGCCCATCCTCGAAAGTATCTCGTCGTTTTTCGGTAAGCCAACACGGTATCGTCCATCAGGACTCCTCTGGATAGTGCGAACAAACTGCGCCTCACAGCGTTGTTCTTCCGGGGAAAATGTGTTCGGAGACCCTAtctcctcacacgaccaaaacCTGGTGAGAAGTTCGTCTAGATGAACTGTAGAAGCTGCATTGCAAACGATGCGCCGAGCTGAACCCTGGTGTTCAACTGCTCCGGTGACCAACCAACCGAACACTGAATCAATCAGCATTGGCAGACCCTCGCCAAGCGGGTTGCAAGAAGGAGAAGAAATGCTGAATGCCGAGTACCAAATCTACCGATTTTGATTGGAAGAAACCTGGATCCGCTAATTCCACACCCTGTGGGAACTTCCACGAAGAAACCGTCACGCTTGTAGTAGGCAGATCTGCAGTAACCGCTGGGAGAAGAAGAAATTCTATATTTCTCGCAAAACTAGATGTACGTGACTTCACAACTGCTGAAACCTGGTATTTTACAGTTGTGTTTGCCTTGCCGATTCCAAGTACCGAGATATTCGAACGTCTTCGGGAGATCTTCATCCGCTGACAGAGCCTCTCTGTCATGAAGTTACTCTCTGATCCGGAGTCTAGTAAAGCCCTTGCGTGGAAAGCCCTTCCTGTGTCGTCTTCAACCAAAACGACTGCTGTGGCGAGGATGATTGTCGACGAGTGGTTCCTGGCAACATTTGAAGAAACGGTTCCTGCTGTTGTATCGGTTGACTGAGATGACTGTTGACCTCTTCTGGTAGATGCTGCTGCTCGGGGACTGCTGTAACCGCCTCCGTCTTCTCTGAAGCACACTAAAGTGTGGTGCTTTCCCCTACATTTACGGCACACTTGAAAAGATCTGCATTCTGTAGCTTGATGACCACGTCGAAAACAATTCCTGCACAGAGAATGCTGCCTCAGCAGTTTGTCGCGTGCGGAGGGATTCAACCTCAAAAAGGCTGAACAGGTGTAAAGCAGATGGGATTCTGGGCAAGCGATACACGTTACGGATGAAACCTGAGCTGCGCTGTAGCTCGTTCTAGAGGCGAAGTTCTTCTTGAGCGGTTGGGAAGGCTCCTGCTTCGCATCCTGAGCCTTTGATGGTAGTGAGGCAAGAATTTTGACTCTCGTTTGAAGAAACTGGGTGAGATCCTTAACCGTATCCTGAGTCTGCAGCGCACTGTGCTCCTCCCATGCACGACGAGTTACGGGATCCAGCCTTGAGCACAATACTTCCAACAGCAATAAATCCTTGTAATCCTCGGGCTTTACCAGTTGGTCTAACGTTTGCACAACACGTTCGAAGCCTTCCAATAGCACTTGAATTTCTGATGACGATTCCTTGGTGACCTTCGGGAGTTTGAACAGATTTCCTACTTGTCGACGTTTCAAAACCTTGCTATCGTTGTATCTCGTCATCAGAGTTTCCCAGGCGATGGTGTAGTTGGCTCTTGTCAAGGCCAAAGGGTCGATGAGTGCTCTGACTTCTCCGGCTAAGCATCCCTTCAGATAATGGAACTTTTCCACATCCGGCAAGTCCACCTTGGAATGGATCAACGAGAGAAAAAGATCCCGGAAGCCCAACCACTGATCTATGTTGCCGTCGAAGGTCTGCAGCCTAATTTGGGGTAATCTCACGTGCTCCGTCACTGGCTGCATGGATGAATCCATGATGCGGGTGGATTGTAAAACACTAGCATTCGCGGTATTCCCTTCCAACTCCTTGATGCGGTCCAACATGCTCGCCTTTGCATCGTAGAAACGTGCGGTGAAGTCCAACCTTATGCCTGGACAAgcgccttccttcgacgaatactCTTCATAAATTTCTACATCCATGATAGCATCGTTGACCTTATCCCACAACTCATTCAACTTTTCCAGCCTCACTTGGATTTGTTGAACCGATGTTACCTTCCCCAAGGTGTTCGCAAAAGAAGTTATCGCCTTAAACATCTCCAGCATTGCCTTCAATCTGGTTTGGAGATTCCTCAGCGGTGGATTTCTAGTGGACGATGAAGCCCCGGAAGTAGCCATGGTTCTCGTTGATCGGTTACACGCAGTGATAAACGGTGATATAAACAACAGGTGAGTATTCGAACTACTATCAAGCTTCGGCAATGAACATACACTGTAGAGCTTAACTTACTTTAAAGAAACTAAAGTTGCACTCCTCTACAGGTATCGATCGACTCCCGAAAAGCTTGACGTAATACGCGTGGGTTTCCTTCAAATGTGGGTATACGCCTCAATGTTCATTCGCGGTTGAAATAATTGCCTCAGACCAGATTTGTATTCAGGATATGAACGGGGAAAATACGATGTAGTATTCACATTTGAACAAGCTTCGGCAAGGGACATATACTGTAAGCTTAATTTACCTTAACAAAAATAAGGCTGAACACCAGTCTTCACGAAAACATGTACCCAGTTCAACTTGAGTGCGGAAATCCAGGCGCAAGTTTTCCCTGAACTTGCACACAAGCTTGTACTTGGGTTTAGTTCGAACCTGAACTCGAGCACATTTATTGTACCCGAGTGCGCGCCCCGATGTTCGTACCCTGGTTCGCTTCGGGTTCGTACCGAGTTTTGTACTCATAGTGGCTGGCTGAACTGAGATTGAATGTGTCTGCCTGTGTATGCCTGGGAGTTGAATGCGGTATGAATTATTTTCTTCAGTTAGTTTTTCTATCGTTTGTGCGTATGTTATTCAATTTCACTGctgtttttgagcatttttggaGTTATGTATGGGGTGTTAAAACCGATACATATATAtggttggtttttgaaaattggtgatgaattttttttgtcttttggccaaaaaaaccgaataaaaaattcggccgaaaatttgtttgtttgatacTTGATAGTTCCCAAATATTccgaaatatttcataaaatcacCGGTTGATGATTTTATGACACATTTGGGAATTGCCGTTTCAACTCTCGCTACGCAAACCTCATGAAACAATGTTTATATTTATGAGgcattaaaaaatgcaaacataaaattgataaataatttcatgGCGAGtagaaaacatgtaaaattttgcataatttgaatgattaaaaattataaaaaagatcCAATtgacacaaatgaaaaaaacggtctaatattcaaaatgtcaacaataacaaaaatataaaaaaatggctttagtgacaaaatagaagaaaatgacagaattatcaaacaacaaatggcaaaaatgagcACATGGTTAAATGGCAAAACCTTCTAAAGCTGTTCAAAAAACATCCGTTACAaggaaatttgagttgcagTTTGATGGCGTTCCCCAGGCCGTAAATGATATC
This sequence is a window from Uranotaenia lowii strain MFRU-FL chromosome 3, ASM2978415v1, whole genome shotgun sequence. Protein-coding genes within it:
- the LOC129752310 gene encoding uncharacterized protein LOC129752310, which translates into the protein MGESRGIALQRLNGLERRLAKDPDLRNQYNQFMEEYVDLGHMRRAYVGPEKRCYLPHHPVIKQASTTTKVRVVFDASCKSSSGVSLNEALLAAPVIQDELRALIMRCRMKQIMIVADVEKMFRQIGIDRADMPLQSILWRKDPSKDVETFELTTVTYGTKPAPFLATRTLKQLATDEQQSYPLGSKAIMEDVYMDDVLTGTDNEEAASTLCEQLISLTKSGGFRLRKFASNSPTALQSIDEEDLALPQTEEIQLDPDPAVKTLGLVWQPRTDILRFNFTILGTPENERLTKRKILSAIAMLFDPLGMVGAVTTTAKICMQKLWKLNENGEGLNWDHPVPVEIEREWREFHRQLHLMNELKIQRCAVIPNWVKMELHFFSDASEKAYGACAYIKSIDAQGKIFVHLLTSKSKVAPLKCQSIPRLELCGALLSAELSCKVREALKVETEMFFWTDSTCVLQWLKSIPTTWATFVANRVAKIQSATENCAWRHVPGVQNPADLISRGVHPDQIQESKLWWNGPEWLLQNYYPEQPSSFCTEGADAEVRHVAVNLTTRQPDFGVEYVSKFSSFNKLIRSTAYWMRLMRILKKNETNPKGLLTVAELRDAEYAVIRRIQQESFPEDWKCLVEGKEVHGSSPLRWFVPRISSENLIRVGGRLGESEESEDTKHPIVLPAKHPFTIMLYEHYHQKLMHAGSQLLLSSVRLKYWPLGGRNVPRQIIHNCKQCFRSKPSPIQQFMGELPLARVTRSRPFSKSGVDYFGPVYVRLAPRRPATKAYVAVFVCLCTKAVHLELVSDLSTDRFLQALRRFIGRRGYCSDIYSDNGTNFVGARNFLRELLKLLRTSQHQEKVSRECVNNQIQWHFIPPAAPHFGGLWEAAVRSAKKHLLKVLGENAVPFEDMTTFLVQVENCLNSRPITALTDDPSNLQPLTPGHFLVGEALQQLPERDYKEVPMNRLNQSQVLQKKLQHFWDRWRVEYLTQLQGRYKRWRSPVEISVGRLVIIKDHNLPPSRWKMGRVEELHPGSDGVVRVVSLKTVTGPSTRPVEKLCILPEAFQPQDHRRSLENQTDQTTPLCS